The DNA region GGGATGGATTAATTCTACCTGTTGCATTCTCTGTAGCAATGAGACCTAGTGGATTTTTGGCTATCTGGGCAATTATGAGGTGACCTTTGGGGTTTTCTATATCATGGTACCAAAAGGACTTCAGAGGGGTGTGTGTGCCACTCCCTGTCATCCCCAGAGATGAGTGGTGGATGTTGGCTGCCAGCACATTGATGCCAAAGGCAACAGCAAAAGCTTATTGAATCTGAATAGCTGCCAAGAGCAGGAGCTGGTTCATCCAGGCAGCTGGAAACACCATGTGCTTCACCTCAGAGTCTCTGACGAGTCTGATGGTAGGGTCAAAGAACAATATGTCAAAGCAAGTGAAGACACCAAACTTGCCAGCAAAGGGGGTATCGAAGATGATGTGATCCACTTTGAGAGGGGTATCAAAAGATGCCTCAAAGTAGAGGTTGTGCTTGTGGTAGCAGTCAACAAGGATTCCATTATCACTGAACATGACATTGATATTAAACTGGTATCTCCCATCATTAGGGCACCCTGGGTCACTGCTGTAACAAGGCTGCTTTGTTCCGAGATTGGCCACCAGGAACATCTCTCCCCTGATGGCCATACAACTCAGGTGCTGGAGGACCTCTGTGTCATTGAAACGATGGCACTCGAGGCATGGGTTCCACCTCACCAACTGGGGAGAGGGCATGAAGTCCAAAAATGGGTAAATGGATGTTCTTGTAAAGTTGAATCCATGGATGCCATCTTCTGGAAACACTATAATCTGTACACCCTTTTGGGCTGCATTCATCACTTGCTCTTCATAGATGTCGAGGTTCTGGTTCATTAGCTGCAAGGCCTGCTTGCGAGTGGTGAGAGCTAGAGGGTTGGGACTCTTTGCcgagttttggtattagattgatgttagcttcataaaatgttttaggtagtgttccattttcttcaatgttttcaaagagtttaagttagattggtgtcagttctttttgaaagttaggtagaattcccctgtgaagccatctggtcctgagcatttatttgtgggaagctttctgatgattgattggatctctttgcttgtgattggttggctgaggtcttctatttcttctttggtcagtctaggttgttcatatgttttcacGGTGGCCACATAATGCTCAGGCACAGAATGCTCCCCGCCGTAGACTCCCAGGGCAACTACGAAACAGCAGCCGAGGAAAACAGCAAGCTTATTGCTGGCTCCAGACATAATGCAGACCATAAATCTGTACAACATAGGCCGCAGCCTCTGGCTAATCCCACCTCCTTCTGACACTCTTACCCCATGACTGGCAGAAGCAGGTAGAGGGCAG from Choloepus didactylus isolate mChoDid1 chromosome 13, mChoDid1.pri, whole genome shotgun sequence includes:
- the LOC119507965 gene encoding LOW QUALITY PROTEIN: biotinidase-like (The sequence of the model RefSeq protein was modified relative to this genomic sequence to represent the inferred CDS: substituted 1 base at 1 genomic stop codon), with the translated sequence MNQNLDIYEEQVMNAAQKGVQIIVFPEDGIHGFNFTRTSIYPFLDFMPSPQLVRWNPCLECHRFNDTEVLQHLSCMAIRGEMFLVANLGTKQPCYSSDPGCPNDGRYQFNINVMFSDNGILVDCYHKHNLYFEASFDTPLKVDHIIFDTPFAGKFGVFTCFDILFFDPTIRLVRDSEVKHMVFPAAWMNQLLLLAAIQIQXAFAVAFGINVLAANIHHSSLGMTGSGTHTPLKSFWYHDIENPKGHLIIAQIAKNPLGLIATENATGRINPSHSKFLKILAGDPCCEKDAQEVHCEEATKWNMDTLPTFYSEMMYDNFTLVPVWGKEGFLHMCAKDLCCYLLYQRPEMSKELYALGIFDGLHTVHGTYYIQVRALVKCGGLGFDTCRQEISEATGIFDFHLWGNFSTSYIFPLLLTSGMTLEVPGQLSWENDHYFLRKSGLSSGLVNAALYGQLYERD